Below is a window of Oreochromis aureus strain Israel breed Guangdong linkage group 4, ZZ_aureus, whole genome shotgun sequence DNA.
CCAAGTGCTTATCAGAAACAGGGGTGTTTTAGGTTTACTTCTGCTATTCTGTGTGTAGTTAGTATGGTtaggtgtttgtttttgttctcccctgctgtgtgtaaatggtttgTTTCTGGAAGTTTCTGGAAATTACTTTTTGTAGAGTTATATTTAGTTGACCTTTTTGTGGGCCTGCTAATTATATTTTTGAACTGTCTTTCTGAACTTTTTTTgagggttaaaataaagaaaacccattttgaagacattttttccTGTCCTCTATGCCTTGGCTGCTTGATCCCTCACTCTGGACCATCAGCTTCCACGCTGGGATCTGCTGCACAAATTCGCACTCAACCCAGGGGCAGGGCTTGTAAAACTTGTAAGACCTATTCTGTGTTTTCATATCTCCAAGAGAATTACCAATTGAAGAAAGGGATCCaacacaaaactcaaatcaAACAGTACAGTAATTGTCCACAACCCCGTTCAGTTTcacaaataaactaaaaactTCCACCAGCCACACAGGAGGGAAAATTGACTGCTCTACGTCATTTTGGAAAAGTTCAGAACCTTTATACATAGCATATGACAAGCAGACTCAGTGGGAGATAAATAACATGTAGCCTAGAATAAACATCTACAATTTAAAGAGACACATAGTTGAGTACCTCGCTATTTTCTCTAAACATTTATATCcataaaatattcagtttcacTAACAAAGGACGGGAAAAGCTGAGAGTTCTGGAGGGTAGTGCATGCTCTCATTTCATAAGTTGTCCTGCGTTTTGCCAGAAAGACAGAccacacagtttaaacctgTGAAAAAGCTTTTTTAAGAGAAAGAAGATTCACACTTTGTTTCTCTAAGTTAAAAACACATCCAACAAAGCTGCTTCTAACATACAAATTTACCTTTCAGATCAGTGTCTAAAAAACCAACATTAAATAATTTGATTCTGCATCTATAAAAGTAATTCCTGTTTGTATTAATTCACACTGAAATCTGAAATACTTGCCACATTACACATCTATGTTTTAAGATGGCATCGATTTGTCTTACATTTTGAAATTTAGATCCCAAAAATACTCGGTTTTACACGGACAAGTAAACGTGACAGCTGGGTGGGGGCAGTTGAGGGCACACACGTACACGTCCATAGGTGTCCGGCTTCTCAGGAAACAAATGTTTTTGATGAAAGGACATTTTGAAGGTTTAGACTTCAAAAAGGTTTAGCTTTTTCTCAGTCAGAAAGATTATACATGACAGGGAAAGAGCAATAAAAGCTCTCAAAGCAAAACAGGTGAAATAAACAACCACGAAGGACACTTGAGAAAAACGCCCCGCTGTTAAAACAAGGCAAAAGAGTcgcacaaaaaaaacccaaatccaTTAAGACTGCTTCTAACATGCAAAAACCAAATAGGTCTTCCACTCCACATAAGGCTTTATTCTCCATTCAGATCGCTGACTAAAAAGCAATAAGGTCTTCCTATAAGGCTCCTCCATAGTGTTAGAATAAAGCAACTTTAAACAATTGGTTCCTCCATCTATAAAAAGTAACTCCTGCTTGTAAAAATTtacactgaaaactgaaatacCAGTTTATAAAACAGAGAAACCTCATTAAAACACACCCGCTAGGAGGAGACAGGTGTGGGTTACGTGAAGAACAAAGCAGGCAGTTCTGGAGGGTGCGTGCGCATGCGCATGTACGTGTGCATGaatgtgcatgcatgcacaggCTCATTCTTCTCCAATCACATCACAGATGTAGAATATCATGAACAAGAAATATATTCTTACACTGTCTCAGTAGCTTCAGATCAACCCAACATTCATCGTTGTGGTCCACACTGACGGACAAACAAACATTGTTGATTATGAAGAACAATAAAAGTGAATCAGAAACCAATATAAAAGTCTTAAATATAAAACTGTTCTAAATAGAACAGGGGTTTTTTTCATACTTGAGATTTTCCAGACTGCAGCGCAAATCCTTCTGTTTTTCAGTCAACAGTTTCACAACTTCTTCGGTGAGGTTATTAAAGCTGAGGTCCAGATCTTTGAGGCTGCAATGGTCTGAGTTTAGAGCCAAGACCAAAGAACAGCCTCCATCTCCCGTCATTTTACAAAATGACAGCCTACAGAAATTGAAAAGCAGATGTGTGTTAAATCATCAGGGCACTTCCTGTCATGGCCTGAGCACCATTTTATTAGCCTTTTCTCAGTCTCCCCTTGGACACCTAGCATCATGCGTGTCATGgtcatagatagatagatagatagatagatagatagatagatagatagatagatagatagatagatagatagatagatagatagatagactgCTGTGCATTGCAACAATGCCATACCTGGAAATTACTGGCTGTCTTAaaccattttaaaaatgcagacTTAACCCTTCTTTTGCAATTGCTAAATCTAGATATACTGTGATAACATGGTTTGAAGTTAAATGAGATTTATTATATTAACCTGAGTGTTTTTAAACCACACTTTGGGTTCCTCAATGCTTGAGATAGTTCCATCACTCCCTGGTCTTGCAGATCATTGtaactcaggtccagctctttcaGGTGCGAGGCTGTAAAGCTGATTGCTGAGGCGAGTATCTTACAGCCTTTCTCAGTGAGTCTGTTGTGACTGAGGCTGACAGAAAAATATAGGAATATAATCATtaacaaaatctttaaaaatattagcaattacattttttttcagtaattcTAATCTTatcactcacatacacacagatatacatttatacatatatatatatacatatatatatgtgtgtgttccttcattcattcatccatctgAGAACTATAAGACAGACTGTTTCTGCTATCAAAATGTTGGGTTACTTAATGTAATCGCTGGTTCTTTGATAACAGAGTGAGGTGTTTCACTATGGTAATCACCCTGACCTAACCAACTACGGAAGCTTTAATGACACCACGTCTGTCTATGACAGACCTGTCGAGCCGTGCTCAGGGCTCCGCCCCCTCCTTCTAACACAGCTGACCAGCCCCATTCCAAGCAGATTTCTGTGCCCAAGCAAGGGGGAAGTGTTGGTGAAATACCCCACTCTGTTATCAAAGAACCATACAAGTAGGTGCTGACCAGCAGGTTTATCACCAAACCCCACATGGCAGGCTGACATAGCTGCCAAACAGACCTTTATAGTGGAAAAAGCTCTCCTTTTGTCCAGCATGTTctgaagaaaacacaacagctcCACCACTGAACACTGAAAAGGGATTGCCTGCTTTTCATGGCTTTTAAAATCAGCGACAGCCCCTGATCCCTCACTctgatcagtgttggggagaTCAGGCTGAGGGGAAGGAAAGCATACAGTAGTGTGTTTGGCCAAGGATCGGCCAGCACATCCACGCCCAGCGGGGCATCTGCGTCTGACAGGGAGAAAAACAGTGGACAATGTTTTCTTGCGAGGCAAAGAGATCTATAGCAGCCTGGCAGTATCTCTGACATATCTGCTCCACCACCTGTGGGTGAAGTCGCCATTCTCCGAACAGTGGATTCCCTCTGGACAGGAGATCAGCCCCCCTGTTCAGAATTCCTAGCACATGAATTGCTCGAAGGGAGAGAAGCTGTGTGCTGCTCCACACAATTGCTTCCCTGGCTAACCTGTGTAGTTGCCGGGAACGGGTACCGCCCTGGCAGTTCTTAAAAGCAACTACCATGGAGTTCTCTGTTTTCACTAAAACATGTTGCCCCCGGAGATATGACAGAAAATGCTGTAAAGCAAAGAGCACTGCGCGGCGCTCCAGCACATTTATGTGATTCAGAGCCAGTCTCCGCGACCAAACGCCATTCACTGCTCTGCCCATCATAGTTGCACCGCAACCTGACAGGGACAGTCTATGGTCAGAGTCCCCCTGGATGATACTGCCCCCAGAGGTACCCCTGCAGCGAGAGCTGTCAGGCTCCTCCATGGCCGAGTGCCGCAATACAGGactgtgttatttttacacCGTGACCGAGATGTCGGTGAGGgcacagctgcagagaggcaACTCACTGCTGAAAATCCCTCATCATGAGCAGCCCCAAATGCACCACAATATTACTGAGACTATGAGGCCGAGGAGGCGGAGACAGTGTTGAAACTGCAAGACTTTCCCCCGCTGAAAGACGACATCACCTCTGTCTCCTGGAAGGAGTTGGGGCTGTCCCCCTCGCAAAGAGCGTAAGCTCCCCCAGCTGGGGACAAGGAGAAATGgcagtgattttcttttgtttttattttctttgtagaATGCTTGGCCCAAGGTCTTGGATTCTCAACTTTGACCTGGTGAGCAGATTGAGGGCCTCCCGCTCCTCTCTGTATTCTGGCCCCACTCTGTCTCCCTGTCACAGCTACTGCTGCTGCCACAAAGCAGCTCTTGGCACCTGCTGAGGTTGTGGGTTAGGTGTTCTGGGCAAGCAGAGATTGAATGCTTTTCCCTCCTGCTTTCTGCGGGTGCTTGTCTCTCTTATTTTCTCCAGGGCAGGGCCGAAGAGACCCTTGGTCGGGTCATAGGCTGCATCCATGACCTCAGCCTTCTGAGCATCATCTAAGCCTGACAGGTTTAGACACAAGTCTCTCTCACTCGAGACTGCAAGGCCCATTACACGCCCACAACCTTGGACTGCTCCCCTGGAGGAGCGAAGGATGAGATCATTAACCACGCAGATTTCATCCCAGAGGGCTGGATTTAGGGAACCCGAGTCCAGCTGACGGCCCATGTCTTCTAGAATTTCTGACTGATAGGCTAGTGGGAGCCTCTTGCCATCATACAGGTTGCGTCCTGCCCCTTCCTCGTACAAATTGCTGTCCGCCGGGGGTGCAACTTCTGCCCCATTCAGTTGCCTCGACTGCTGGGGAGGGTAGGTGGAGtcatcctcctcatcatcataTATGTCCTCTAGGTTGAGTAGGTCGGAGTTGGCATCACCCTCTGCGTCCTCACCACCCGGCTCGCCCATGTTTTGATCAAGGAGGTCCTCGAACAATGAGGGCATGAGCAGGGACTATTCTTCCATCATGTCCGCCCAGCTCGTGGAGGCTCGCCGATGACGGATGTCACTCATAGCAATAGCGGCCAACAGGCGGGGGTCCTGAATGTTCATTGCTGCTACTCTCAGCCTCCTTTCCAGGACTTTCTCTGGCATCAACGCACAGTGTGGGTATCCCTGAGGGTCCACCAGTGAAGCCTGAGCATGCTTGGCACCCATACAGACGATGCACATTGTATGAAGGATGCAGCCTCTTTGGGATTTGGTTACGACCCCTTGGCAGGGGTAGGAGCCGTAGACATGGTTAGCGGAAAGGGGGTGAGACTAGGCTACACCAGGCTCATCGCAACACATTAGCCTGTTCGCAGTCAGAGCTAGCAGCGGGGATTAAATCCAAGCTAGTTGTAGCGGGAGTCAGGTCATTGTGACACGTTAGCTGCATTCTGCTAGCCAATATCGTTAGCAACTTAATGCTAACCGAACCCTGAGGTTGACTAACAAGCTAATGCTAGACGGACACTGAAAAGGCTCGCCGTAACGCGTTAGCCTAAGTTACACAAAGTCGGCTATCTCGCCTGCCTGAACAGATCACCTAACACGATTACAGTTCACCAGAGTGTAACTATAACGCTTCTTTCGAAGGACTTGCTCAGCACAATCCAAACTGGAACCGGAAAAACTGTATTCGGCGACAGACTCCTAGGAGGAATGCCTGAGAACTGTTAAGCAGCCAATCAAGTTTGCCTGGATGCGCTGAGAGGGCTCAAAGTAGTTTCTCATGggacaaaagtgagaatgagttAGGAGGGGCTGGTCGGACGTGTCAATGGAGCTTCCGTAGTTGGTCACGCCGAGGGGATTCTCATAGTGAAACACCAAGTGAAGTTAGAAAAAGCATGTTAACTTTGACACACTAACATCTAGTTTAAGGTGTAAGAAGTAAATGCATCACAGAAGCTAAAAAAGGAGATGCTTCTCCCCACATTTGATCAAATAAAGTACAAGTGATTTGCATAAGGTTGATTCATAATACAAAAAAGGAATTCCATGAGATGGTTCACAACATTTAGGCAAGACTAGAATGGAACCTCAACTCTTAAAgttcacttcctgtctgtgtggtGATTGTATTAGTATTACCTGAGCTAATGTCGATGCTGTAAAATCACAGTGACTGAAAAAGTACACATTTGGGGAAATTCTGCTGTAACTTTACATATTGTtaagttttctgtcttttctttgaaaaaagaaaaacagataagTTATAAACTTGTTGATATGTTGATAAGTAATTCACAAAGACATATGTTAAAAGGGTGAGTTTAACAGTCAAGGTACGGTCCTCTATACAGCCTGCACACACTTTGTCATAGATGTAAGAGGACTGATAAAAGAAGGTGTAatagtaaataaaaacaataatgttAATTAAGTCATTTGGTTTATTCTAAATTAGAAAATTACTTTTTGTCCACCATTTGTGTGTCTAACAGTTTCACTtccaggtgactgttgttgtaatttcgCGATGCAtacataaaactgaattgaaacttCTCCTGTACAGATTACTAAGGGGTCCACTCATACAGGCAGTGTGCAATCATACAAAAGAACAACTTAAATTTCACCATAACCCTTACTGGGGAAAAGGCAGTTTAAGATTTAAAAGACATAGATTTTAAAGTAATTGTTGTACATTACTTTAAAATCAGTATTATTGACTTTAAGATCACAACCTGATTTAAAACAGAATCTAGTATAAAAATTCTTGCCTCTAGAAATAGCTATAAGATATTAAGAGAATATGGCAAATGAGATCACAGGATGAAAAAAAAGTACTTTAAAATGAGATCTTGTTTCATTGGAGCAGTAAAGTACCACAACAATAAGTGCACCTATGAAAGAGCATCACCGCTATGGAGTTTTCATGTTTTGCATGCAGAGTCAAGGCTGCTAGTCTCCTCTTGAAATTTTCTCATTTAAACATTGATGACTTAGAACCTGAAAGGTTAGCAGCACTAAAACTTAAACTTACTGAATCAGTCAATTATTTCTGtgtcaaacaaacaatataCTAATTCTTTATACAAACAGGTAAATGTTAGGAAGATtttaaaaaccaacaaaaaaaaacatatatacctttaaaaaactaaaaattccCCTCTTGCCCCTGTGGGCAGTcttatccttcaagctcaggtcctctatcagaggcctgggagcttgagggtcctgcgcagatCTCCAAAGTAATTCCTCTACTGGAGTTActcacctagcttgggagtcactgcacctagtgctccgattaccactgggaccactgttaccttcaccctccacatcttcttgagctcttctctgagcccttggtatttctcaagcttcttgtgttccttcttcctcatgttgctgtcattcagaactgctacatctatcactacagtcgtgttctcctgtttgtctaccaccactatgtccggttggttagccaacaccattttgtccgtctgtatctggaagtcccacaggatcttagctcggtcattcttcACCACCCTggagggtacctgatcacgggcagggcgtaggtctggatagcccggatcttgttcttaccatccagctgactcctcaggacttgcctgaccctctgcaggttcttggtggttgcagcttttctagcagttcccatttgcctgtgggatccccaggtattTGTAGctgtctatcacaccaggcaagatcCCAGGTGcaaaataccaagggctcaagGAAGAGTTTGAGAAGATGTgaagggtgaaggtaacagtggtctcAGTGGTAATCGAAGCACTACGTGTGGTGACTCCCAGGCTAGGCGAGTgtctccagcagatcccaggaacaacatcggagatctctgtcaataaacatatatatatgtaccgTATTTTCACGACCATAAGACGCACCGTACTAAAAGGCGCAgtctcagttatgtgtgtgattactgtatttaacacacacataaggCGCACCTGATTATAGGGCGCATATAAGTGtgcgtatttaaaaataaagcgggAGCAAAACTGACTTTGGTACTCACATTTTTATTACCGGTAATCGTCATCAATCAAACCCATCGAAGTCCTCATCCTCTGTGTCTGAATTGAACAGCTGCGCTAAATCTCCATCAAACATTCCAGGTTCACTTTCTTCACTGTCAGAGTCACTTTCCGTGCCGTGCGGCTCCTCGGAAATGATGCCGGCTTTTGCGAAAGCTCGAACAACAGTGCCAGCAGACATGTTAGCCCAAGCATCTACAATCCATTCGCAAATTGTGGCGTAACTCGCCCGGCGCTGCCTTCCACTCTTAGTGAAACTGTGGTCTCCATTGGTCATCCATCGCTCCCACGCCGCTCGCAGCCTGACTTTGAATGGCCAGTTCACACCAATGTCCAGCGGTTGGAGTTCCTTTGTCAGGCCTGCCGGAATGACAGCAAGCTCACAGTTCATTTGCTTCACTTGTTTTTTTACATCGGCTGTGATATGGGCACGCATAGAGTCACAGATCAACAGCGATGGTGATGCGTGGAAAAAACCACCTGGTCTCCTTACATACACCTCCCTCAGCCACTCCTTCATCATTTCCTCATCCATCCAGCCCTTTTCATTTGCCTTAATGATGATTCCTGCTGGAAACTTCTCTTTAGGCAAAGTCTTTCGCTTAAAAATCACCATAGGCGGCAGTTTCTGTCCATTAGCATGGCAGCCAAGcacaacagtaaaagaagacttTTCGTGCCCCGTTGTGCGTATCGCTACCGTGCTGGTCCCCTTCTTCTCCACAGTGTGACTCACCGGGATGTCGAAAGTGAGCGGCACCTCGTCCATGTTAGTGATGTGGCTGGGCTGGATGTGTTTGTCGACGATGTGTTTGCTGCAGTAGGAGCGGAAGATGGCCAGCTTTTCATTATAATCTGCTGGAAGTTGCTGCGCTACCGTAGTCCTGGTCCGGATGGAAAAATGGCACCGTTTCATAAAACGAAAGCACCAAGACGGACCTCCTTGGAAATGTTCAATTTTCATTTCTTCTGCTAGCGAAACTGCTTTTAGCCGAATGGTGACCGTCGAAACGCTTCTCCCGCTCGTTCTTTGCTCGATGATCCACCGCTCGAGTCTTTCCTCCAACTCGGGCCACCTCGCCTTATGTCCGCGGAAACTCAGCTGCGTTTTCTTGACCTGCCGGAGCTTGTTTTCCAGCTTTCTCCACTTGCGAACCATCGATTCATTAATCTTAAATTCTCTCTCGGCTGCTCGATTTCCATGTTCCTCCGCGTAGCTGATGGCCTTCAGTTTAAACTGTGCTTCGTAAGCGTGTCTCTTTGCCATTTTCAGGGTTGTTAAAACAACGATGTTCTGCATAACGCACATACCTGTTCTTTTATACAGGTATGTGCGATTGTATATACCGGTACAGTCAACGCCCACACTTCACCCTTTAGTGTTCTCATGGTGTTCTCTACTACGTCCTCCTTACAACACACACAGGGCGCACTGCACTATAGGGCGCGCCGCACTTTTTGAAGAAAATCtaagacttttatgtgcgccttatggtcgtgaaaatacggtatatatgtatatatatacatacacacacatatatatatatgaaaattcCCTTCTGGCCCCTGCGGACGGTATCTCCATTCGCTCTcgcttctccttttcaggggcgcagggggcgctggagcctatcccagctgtcttagggcaagaggcagggtacaccctgggcaAAAGCTCAAAAACTTAAAGTAAAAATTTTCAAGTATCTAAATCCtgcttcaaatgtttttttgatGCAGTGTTTTACCTCAATACCTCCAGTCTACAGTTTTTGTTCTTCAGCCCATCTGAGAGGATCTTCATTTCCGAGTCTTTAAACTGGGTGTAGTTTAGTTCCAGTTCTCTCAGGTAACAAGGTTTGGATGTGAATGCTGTCACTAACATTTTGCAGATTTCTGCAGCCCTATGACGTCTGTTCATTCTTTTGGCACAGAGGATAAAAAACATTAGATTAGATATAAACATAGATTATACTATCCAAGTTTTAGCAAATGTCCTTCTAATCTAAGAAAACAAGACAGCTGCAGGGAAGAAGAAGCTCTAGTCTGACCACTAGGTATTTTTAGAAGGCTCAATTCAATTTCACTATCTACACCCAGGCCTGGTTACTTccagacctgttgaatcaagacTTCCTTTAAATAGAACCCGTCTGACAAAGTAAAGTAGGCTAAAAGAtgtcaaaaagcaacacatcatgccacGATATCTTAAACTGACCTGAGCTTCTCAAGTTTAGGGCAGCCTAGACCAACAGAGAGTACAGAGAATAATGAGTCCTCAAGTATGTCACCACTCAACTCTAGTTCTCTCAGATTTGAGATGACTGATTTGATGGCTGATGCAAAATCTTCCATGTCTCTTGCTGCGAGCCCTGTGCCAGAAAGACTGCAAGATCAAAGGACACAAAATCATAAGAAATCAGTACAAGATGTTACAAAACAATCATATAAATATGATAATTTTACTAACCTTAGAGCTTCTAGTTTACACTGAGAATTTTTCAGTCCATCAGCCAAGGTTTCTGCACGTTTATCCGCCCGATTGCCAAAAGTACTATTCACTATGTGCAGTTCAGTTAACACAGAGTGTGGCATGCAAAGAGCTGAAGAGATAGTTTTATATTCCCAAACACCGACATTTATACCTGAGATTCTGTAGAATTAATAAAAGTACAATTGTTTAAATATCagataaagtttttaaaagcatacatTATTTCTTAACTTAATAGACAATTGTGAACTCATTAAACCCCTTTTCCATCCGCACCCTGACACTGTCCAATACTACGGGATTTCCATAGGGGAGAGGATTTAGTTTTCCCTAattgaacattaaaaaaatctttcaatTTCATTTTACTTATATAGAGCCAGTTCACAAAAAGATGCCAAATCAAAATAAGCATTAGATGTTTAAAATATTCCCTTTGTGGCACACAAAATGGCAAAGGCACTGATTAGCTAACTGTAACACCTCCTGCAGCATGAACAGAACAATTTTTTAAACAGCTGATTGATGTCAAAATGCCAAATAAATCAGTTAACATGAATGAATGGATTAAAAAGTCCGGTCCTAGGTAAAACTACATAGGACAAGGTATTCAGGAACTGAGCATGAAAGTCACATAGTTGGTATCTGGTTCTGTTCAATAACaataactgtaaaaaacaaaacaacaacataaaattaTAGATAAAGTGCTGTAAACTGCTTAATATTCTTGTATAGAGCACCAACTCACCTTGCTTTTCTGCAGTTTCTCACAGCTGGAAGAAGTCTAATGATACCTTTTCCTGATGGTCTGTATTTCTTGAGATTGAATTCATCCAGAGGTGTGTTTGACATTAGAATCAGGTCAGCCAGAGTTGAACACTCAACAGGAGAGAGCGGTGATTCAGGAAGACAATTTGGTTTCAGATACTTTCGTACTGAATCATGTAGGGAACTGTCTTTCAACTCAGTCAGGCAGTGGACAAGGTTCAGACATCTTTCAGCTGAGCAGTCCAATACATCTAATTCTAATAGACTTGACCGAATTTCCTCAATATTTGCAGAGTGTTCTTCAGTCTGTTGAATCAGACCTTGAAGCAGGTCTTGTGTTGATTCCAGAGACAAGCCAATAAGGAACCTGAGGAACATGTCCAGTTCTCCGGTCGTTCTCAGAGTCGAATTAGCTATTGTAATTTCAATCAATTCGTTCAAAGGTAGATCCACTGGATCACTTTCCAAGATAAACTTGAGCTCTTCATCAGATCCTTTTAGCATGAAATCCTTGAGACTTTCAGAAtcaatttttttgtttgcaaaactaTGATATACAAAGAGAGCAGCAAAATACTCCTGAACTGTCAGATGCACAAAGCAGTAAAGTTTCTTTGTTAGGAACACGCTCTCTTCTTTGAATATTGCTGTACACAACCCACAGTAAACTCCAGCTTTTGTTATATCTATGTCATACTTCTTCAGATCTTCAGCAGTGAATATGATCCGGCCTTTTTCCAGTTGTTCAAAAGCCAACCTGCCTAATTTCAAAATGAACTCTTCATTTGACTTAAAGATCTCAGCTGTATCAGGCTCTTCCTGCTCGCCATATTTTTCATTAGCTATCGTCATCTGAATAAGAAGGAAGTGTGTGTACATCCCAGTAAGAGTTGTGGGTATTTTTTGGTTTCCATCTTTGGTGTTTCCCATTTTACGCATCAAATACTCAAAAACATGTACAGCAATCCAACAGAAGATAGGTATGTGACACATAATGTACAGGCTCCGTGACATTGTTATGTGTTCAATAATATTTTCAGCGACTGCTTCGTCCTCAACTCTCTTTCTGAAGTACTCTATTTTTTGTGGATCATCAAATCCTCTGACCTCGGTCCATTGGTAAACATACTCACGAGGAATGCGTTGAACTGCTCCTGGTCTCGAGGTTATCCAAACAAGTGCAGAGGGAAGAAGATGTTTCCTGATAAGGTTGGTCACCAGAGTGTCCACTGAGGATTCCTTCATAGCATCTGTCAGTCTTTTGGTCGTTTTGAATTTCAGCTGAAGTTGACTTTCATcgagaccatcaaagatgaacaaaacttTACGCTCAGCCAAAGCTCTCGCAACTGCTACGGTTTTAAGCTCTGGATGGAATGTTTTCACAAGGTTCTCAAAGCTAATCTGATCATCTTGGACCAAATTTAGCTCCCTGAATggaaacataaagatgaaatCCAAGTCCTGATTGGCTTTTCCATCTGCCCAGTCAAGGATGAACTTCTTCACAGAGACAGTTTTTCCAATGCCAGCAATTCCCTTTGTCATCACAGTCCTAATTGCTGTCACGTCTTTGTCGTCTTGCACATGTTTAAAGATGTCATTACAGTTGATTCTAATACCCTCAACAGTTTGATTCCTCTCTTTATCTTCAATCTCCCAAATCTCGTGTTGTTTATTGACATGTTCACTCTCTCCTTGTATAATGTGGAGCTGTGTGTAAATTTTATCCAATGATTTTTCATCCATACGAGACTTTTCAGTGCCTTCCAACTCCCACTGACACTTTTGCCTCAGatattctttgttctttttgatGACCTCCTTGATGAAATCTTCTGCTGTAGGTAAAGAGGAAAACCACCAATTTCAACCaaaacatataattttaacattaACTTGATCATTTTGACCTTGGTAAAGGATATAAAGCCGTCAGAACAGCTGGGATAAGTATGTTAAATAAAACCTCAAATccaaacccatattttattcacagtagagcatataaaaaaaatcatcatcaaatgtttaaactattGTTTGATACA
It encodes the following:
- the LOC120439733 gene encoding NACHT, LRR and PYD domains-containing protein 12-like isoform X3, encoding MGNQCSVHRWCKKINKKYDKGGVNRTEESEENPPFLLRRPLQGEGDTVKETREETSCRHAEETSRKNDKLQINAQGLCLSDIEEEAEKYSADLDKKRSKLIQTITLVMPIADELRQQGLIHPETYNKIQAARTSQDQMRELYNALTTTKSKSAFYRILQELEPQACETEDFIKEVIKKNKEYLRQKCQWELEGTEKSRMDEKSLDKIYTQLHIIQGESEHVNKQHEIWEIEDKERNQTVEGIRINCNDIFKHVQDDKDVTAIRTVMTKGIAGIGKTVSVKKFILDWADGKANQDLDFIFMFPFRELNLVQDDQISFENLVKTFHPELKTVAVARALAERKVLFIFDGLDESQLQLKFKTTKRLTDAMKESSVDTLVTNLIRKHLLPSALVWITSRPGAVQRIPREYVYQWTEVRGFDDPQKIEYFRKRVEDEAVAENIIEHITMSRSLYIMCHIPIFCWIAVHVFEYLMRKMGNTKDGNQKIPTTLTGMYTHFLLIQMTIANEKYGEQEEPDTAEIFKSNEEFILKLGRLAFEQLEKGRIIFTAEDLKKYDIDITKAGVYCGLCTAIFKEESVFLTKKLYCFVHLTVQEYFAALFVYHSFANKKIDSESLKDFMLKGSDEELKFILESDPVDLPLNELIEITIANSTLRTTGELDMFLRFLIGLSLESTQDLLQGLIQQTEEHSANIEEIRSSLLELDVLDCSAERCLNLVHCLTELKDSSLHDSVRKYLKPNCLPESPLSPVECSTLADLILMSNTPLDEFNLKKYRPSGKGIIRLLPAVRNCRKARISGINVGVWEYKTISSALCMPHSVLTELHIVNSTFGNRADKRAETLADGLKNSQCKLEALSLSGTGLAARDMEDFASAIKSVISNLRELEMNRRHRAAEICKMLVTAFTSKPCYLRELELNYTQFKDSEMKILSDGLKNKNCRLEVLSLSHNRLTEKGCKILASAISFTASHLKELDLSYNDLQDQGVMELSQALRNPKCGLKTLRLSFCKMTGDGGCSLVLALNSDHCSLKDLDLSFNNLTEEVVKLLTEKQKDLRCSLENLNVDHNDECWVDLKLLRQYACDLTLDPNTASVSIRLTEENRKAEAVPENQPYPDHPERFHEDQVLCEEGLTGRHYWEVEYFFADIAVAYKSINRVPNLSSYSSSDYGFGDNEKSWCFKNQDNCFAHNNSFVNLIRTINSIGVMGVYLDWPAGILSFFEISPNTVTHLYTVHTTFTEPLHPGFAVYFNGSVSLCEIK
- the LOC120439733 gene encoding NLR family CARD domain-containing protein 3-like isoform X4, which translates into the protein MGNQCSVHRWCKKINKKYDKGGVNRTEESEENPPFLLRRPLQGEGDTVKETREETSCRHAEETSRKNDKLQINAQGLCLSDIEEEAEKYSADLDKKRSKLIQTITLVMPIADELRQQGLIHPETYNKIQAARTSQDQMRELYNALTTTKSKSAFYRILQELEPQACETEDFIKEVIKKNKEYLRQKCQWELEGTEKSRMDEKSLDKIYTQLHIIQGESEHVNKQHEIWEIEDKERNQTVEGIRINCNDIFKHVQDDKDVTAIRTVMTKGIAGIGKTVSVKKFILDWADGKANQDLDFIFMFPFRELNLVQDDQISFENLVKTFHPELKTVAVARALAERKVLFIFDGLDESQLQLKFKTTKRLTDAMKESSVDTLVTNLIRKHLLPSALVWITSRPGAVQRIPREYVYQWTEVRGFDDPQKIEYFRKRVEDEAVAENIIEHITMSRSLYIMCHIPIFCWIAVHVFEYLMRKMGNTKDGNQKIPTTLTGMYTHFLLIQMTIANEKYGEQEEPDTAEIFKSNEEFILKLGRLAFEQLEKGRIIFTAEDLKKYDIDITKAGVYCGLCTAIFKEESVFLTKKLYCFVHLTVQEYFAALFVYHSFANKKIDSESLKDFMLKGSDEELKFILESDPVDLPLNELIEITIANSTLRTTGELDMFLRFLIGLSLESTQDLLQGLIQQTEEHSANIEEIRSSLLELDVLDCSAERCLNLVHCLTELKDSSLHDSVRKYLKPNCLPESPLSPVECSTLADLILMSNTPLDEFNLKKYRPSGKGIIRLLPAVRNCRKARISGINVGVWEYKTISSALCMPHSVLTELHIVNSTFGNRADKRAETLADGLKNSQCKLEALSLSGTGLAARDMEDFASAIKSVISNLRELELSGDILEDSLFSVLSVGLGCPKLEKLRMNRRHRAAEICKMLVTAFTSKPCYLRELELNYTQFKDSEMKILSDGLKNKNCRLEVLSLSHNRLTEKGCKILASAISFTASHLKELDLSYNDLQDQGVMELSQALRNPKCGLKTLRLSFCKMTGDGGCSLVLALNSDHCSLKDLDLSFNNLTEEVVKLLTEKQKDLRCSLENLNVDHNDECWVDLKLLRQCKNIFLVHDILHL